AGAAAAGCCTGCTCCGGGATTCAGTTCTTCTATTTCATTGTAATCAAGCTCTCCCACCTTTTGAGACATTATCTGCTTGAATATATAGTTGATTCCATCAACGACATCCTTCCTGCTTCGGAAATTCTTAAACAACAGTATTTTTCTATAGCTGCTGTCCTCGTCAATTGAATAATTATTGTATTTTTCAAGGAAAAGTTCAGGTTTAGCCTGTCTGAACCTGTATATGCTTTGTTTAACATCTCCGACCATAAAAACATTTGGGCTGCCTATATCCTTTTTTGATATCATATTAATTATGATTTCCTGAACAAGATTGCTGTCCTGATATTCATCCACCAATATTTCAGTAAATTTATCCTTGTAATTCTGTGCAATTTTTGTAGGACGTATGTTCCCGTCTTTATCAGTTTCAGCCAGTATATTAAGACAAAAATGTTCAAGGTCATTGAAATCAACGGAAGCTCTCTGACTCTTTTTATGTGCATAACGTCTTCCAAAATCCATAACCAACCTTGAAACACATTTCAGTATAGGATACATGGTTTTAAGATCAGAAGCTATTTCATCAGACTCCATGAAAAAAACCTCATCTCTCAGACCATTTATTACTGATTTTAGTTCATCCCTTATTTTCTTAACACTTTCCTGAACGGATTTTTCAGCATCCTTTCCGCACCTGGGCAGATTTCGAAACTCAAAACTATTAACATAATTGTACAGCTGATCCCAATTCATTCCTGTTTTACATATTCCTATAAGCTTTTCAAGGTTGTCATTATCCTCAATGAATACAGACAGATATTTTTCCAATCCCTGTGCATTTTTGATTTTGGCACATGCTTCATTCATTATATCCCGAAGGCCTTCTAAACGCATGAGACTTGTTTCTAAAAGAATTCTCCCCCAGGTTGTTTCTCCGAAGTCGTTACCCACCTCAAAATTATAGCTTTCAATCTGTTGTTCAAGCCATTTTTCCGGCCACGGATAACTCTGCACAAAGCTATAAATGCTCATAACCATATCCTGTATTTTTAAATCATCCCTATTACCTCCGTAGGATTCCAACAGTTCAAAGAAATCTTCGTTCTCTTCCGCATCTTCATAGATTTCCTCAAACAAGTCACTCAAGGTTTCTGATTTTAAGAGTGTAGCTTCCGTCTCGTCAAGTATCTTAAAGCCAGGGTCTATTTCAATACTCTGAAAGTTGCTTCTTATAACCTCCAGACAGAATGAGTGAATTGTCGTAATTGAAGCCTTATTTAGAAGTATAAGTTGCCTGGATATATTTTTTGATCCTTGATTTTTTTCTATAGTATCGGATATGGCCGCACCTATTCTTTCCCTCATTTCAGTAGCAGCAGCATTTGTAAAGGTTACTACCAGCAATGAATCTATATCAACAGGGTTTTCTTTATCAGTTATTTTTCTTATTATTCTTTCAACCAGTACGGCGGTCTTGCCCGCACCAGCTGCCGCAGCAACAAGCAGATTGCAGTCCTTTTGGGTTATAGCGGCATATTGTTCTTTTGTCCACTTGGTTTCAGACATTTTTTGCTCCCCTTTTCGTGCGTTCATTAATTATCTTTTACGTCAATTTCATTCATAAGTTTCCATATGTCATTGTCTTCTCTGTCGTGCAGCATCCTGAAACTGTTTTCCTTTTGGGACTGATCAAACTGACATACTGATGAATAATTGCAGTAGCTGCAGGAAGTTAACTTTTTCTTTTTGTATGGACTTATTGGAACATTCCCCTTCATAAGTTCGCTGCACATGTCTTTCAAAAGCTGCTTTACGTAGCTTCTTAAAACTGTAAACTGTTCAATGGTTGCAGCAGAGGATTTCCCCAAAACATCTCCCTTATTTATCCTTGCAGGAATAATGATGGAGTTCCCTTCAATTGTATTGTCCATATATTTAATAAGCTGAACATCCGCAAGGAGAAGTCCTTTCATTTTAAGCTTTTTCATTATGGCAGTTTCTATTTCTTCCGGGGTACTGTTGTCAGTACATCTTATCATTGGGTCATCAATCCTAAAATACAAAATTCCTCCCGGTATAATCTTTTCACCATTACTTTTGTCCGAGTATTCCCATAGTGCATCCAGATAGGTAATAAGCTGCATTTGAAGACCATAATAGACATCGCTTAGTTTAAAATCCTTTTCTCCGGATTTATAATCTACTATCCTTAGATATGTTCCATTTTCTGCTCTCAAAGCATCAATTCTGTCAATTCTGCCCACAAGCCTTATCTTTTCACCTGAATCTAATTCAATGACCATGGGAGGATATGCTCCGCCATCTCCGAAGTCCACCTCATACCCCACCGGTTCAAAGCTGCTCCGCCTTATATGCTCTGTGATAAGCCATACAGCTCTTGTAACAACTCTTTTTAGTCTTACGGCTAGAGCCTTGAATCTTTTTGAGCCTCCAAGTATGGTGTTTTTCATGCTGTCCAAAAGCTCATCCACGATTTTTGAAACCTGTTCACTGCACCATTGCCTGTCAAATTCCCTCCACGAATAATTGTTTTCATCTACCATTTTTGAAAATCTTTCTATTACTGCATGCATAAAGGTTCCAACATCCGGCGGACTCATACGATATATCTTTCTTTCCCTAGCTCCCAGGCCGTATTGCACATAAAATGCAAAGGGACATGATGTATACTTTTCCAGCCTTGAAACTGTAAAATACGGACTTTTCCCATACAACTCACGTATCTTTGATTTATCCACCGGGGCAGCTATATTTCTGTATTTCAATGCATTAATCATTGCATCGCACTTTTGCTTCCATTCGTCCTGACCTGAAAACCATGCAAATATTTCCCTCCATATTTCACCCTGCTCTATCCCTTCATTTTTCTGTCTTAATGCACAAACCAACTGGTTAAAGGCAGGTATAGGCGATGCTATTAAATCGATATGCTGCTTATCAGCAGACGGTTTTACGATATTGCTTTTTTCTGTAACTTTTGGAAATATCTTTCTCATCCTCGAAATAATTGTGGAAGGACGCATAGTTCTTCCTTCATGGTCAGCAATAGGCCAACTCAGTCTTAAATAGTTTTTTGGCGTGGTCAATGTTCTATATATCAGATACTGCTCGTCAAATGCTCTGGTTTTTGTATCACTGGCCAGTTCAATACCTCTTTTGTCAAGTACTTCTCTATCTGCATCCGACAAAACCCCTTCGCTCATCCCAGCGGAAGGAAATACTCCATCATTGGTTCCTAGAATGTACAGTGCTTTTATTTCGTGGCTTCTTATATGCTCAATACTTCCCACCAAAACCTGGTCAAGGGATGCCGGAATAGACGAAATCTTGTATTCAGCCAGTCCAATCTTAAATACATTGGCAAATTTTTCAAGCCCAAAGGTTTCGTCAGCCATTACTTCTACCGCCTGATCAAAAACATCCATTAGTATGTTCCAGACCTGCTGGTATTCACCTGCCAGCCTTAACTGTCCGCTTTGAGTAAATTTTTCTATATAATTCCGTATTCTCTGTTCGACACCGATTTCAACCAGATATTCGTAAATTCCTGCACAAAAATCTCCTGCGGTTCTTCTTCCCTTTGTCCTGTTTCTGAAACGAATAAGAGGTTCCCGAATTTCATTTCTGGTCTTATTTATATTAAGAAGCATTTCATCATTTTCCGGCTTTTGTCCATCGTCCGGCCTGAATTCAATACTTGTATTCCAGTCAGCCTCCTGAGTCCAGCGGCTCCCTCTGATACC
This genomic stretch from Ruminiclostridium cellulolyticum H10 harbors:
- the addB gene encoding helicase-exonuclease AddAB subunit AddB, translating into MGLQFIYGRAGSGKSFHCLNSIKTKQNKDSNKKLVLIVPEQYTLQAERDLIKVLGTGGILKTEVLSFRRMAYRVLNEVGGITYPHIHPSGKNMIIYRILERLKDQFTIFHKSANCKGFVNTLSTLITELKRYNVRAESFDEVLQGLADDNYLSHKLKEIKLIYSEFDSMLVDRYRDTDDELTLLSSKLEGTEIYAKSEIWIDGFAGFTPQEVEVISKLIQQAENVHITMCTDILFDDVQADLTDVFAAVKKSCKKFVSIAESYGVKILPPVCLNTPNLPRFKDSRELQSLETNYCSYSYRAYQLPTQDIELFESVNIYTEIEECARDIIKQCRDNGMQFKDITVATRNLTGYENLIGVIFEQYNIPCFIDSKTEITNHPLVRMVLSMLEIFTENWSYESVFRYLKSGLTGIDNTKIDILENYVLACGIRGSRWTQEADWNTSIEFRPDDGQKPENDEMLLNINKTRNEIREPLIRFRNRTKGRRTAGDFCAGIYEYLVEIGVEQRIRNYIEKFTQSGQLRLAGEYQQVWNILMDVFDQAVEVMADETFGLEKFANVFKIGLAEYKISSIPASLDQVLVGSIEHIRSHEIKALYILGTNDGVFPSAGMSEGVLSDADREVLDKRGIELASDTKTRAFDEQYLIYRTLTTPKNYLRLSWPIADHEGRTMRPSTIISRMRKIFPKVTEKSNIVKPSADKQHIDLIASPIPAFNQLVCALRQKNEGIEQGEIWREIFAWFSGQDEWKQKCDAMINALKYRNIAAPVDKSKIRELYGKSPYFTVSRLEKYTSCPFAFYVQYGLGARERKIYRMSPPDVGTFMHAVIERFSKMVDENNYSWREFDRQWCSEQVSKIVDELLDSMKNTILGGSKRFKALAVRLKRVVTRAVWLITEHIRRSSFEPVGYEVDFGDGGAYPPMVIELDSGEKIRLVGRIDRIDALRAENGTYLRIVDYKSGEKDFKLSDVYYGLQMQLITYLDALWEYSDKSNGEKIIPGGILYFRIDDPMIRCTDNSTPEEIETAIMKKLKMKGLLLADVQLIKYMDNTIEGNSIIIPARINKGDVLGKSSAATIEQFTVLRSYVKQLLKDMCSELMKGNVPISPYKKKKLTSCSYCNYSSVCQFDQSQKENSFRMLHDREDNDIWKLMNEIDVKDN